The Oryctolagus cuniculus chromosome 5, mOryCun1.1, whole genome shotgun sequence genome includes a region encoding these proteins:
- the LOC100351416 gene encoding HLA class II histocompatibility antigen, DO beta chain isoform X1 — MDSKWVPWVVALLVNLIRLDYSMTQGDSPEDFVIQAKADCYFTNGTEQVRFVVRFIFNLEEYAHFDSDVGMFVALTELGQPDAESWNNRPDILERSRASVDFLCRRNYRLGAPFTVGRKVPPEVTVYPERTPVLRQHNLLLCSATGFYPGDIRVRWLRNGQEERAGIMSTGLIRNGDWTFQTTEMLEMTPELGDVYTCLVDHPSLLSPVSVEWRPQSEYSWAKMLSGVAGFLFGLIFLLVGTIIHIRAWKGYVETQLSAAAETEVNGPGPEATQRTVVKPMFWE, encoded by the exons aTGGATTCCAAGTGGGTTCCCTGGGTGGTGGCTCTGCTGGTGAATCTGATCAGGCTGGATTACTCCATGACTCAAGGAGACTCTCCAG aagATTTTGTGATTCAGGCAAAGGCTGACTGCTACTTCACCAACGGGACAGAGCAGGTGCGGTTTGTGGTCAGGTTTATCTTTAATTTGGAGGAGTATGCACACTTTGACAGCGACGTGGGGATGTTTGTGGCACTGACGGAGCTGGGGCAGCCTGATGCTGAGTCGTGGAACAATCGGCCCGACATCCTGGAGAGGAGCAGAGCGTCTGTGGATTTTCTCTGTAGACGCAACTACAGGCTGGGGGCTCCCTTCACTGTGGGGAGAAAAG TGCCACCAGAGGTGACAGTGTACCCAGAGAGGACCCCGGTCCTGCGGCAGCACaacctgctgctctgctctgcgACGGGCTTCTATCCGGGGGACATCAGAGTCAGGTGGCTGCGGAATGGGCAGGAGGAGAGAGCTGGGATCATGTCCACTGGCCTTATCAGAAACGGAGACTGGACCTTTCAGACCACGGAGATGCTGGAAATGACTCCTGAGCTTGGAGACGTCTACACTTGTCTCGTGGATCACCCCAGCCTGCTGAGCCCCGTTTCTGTGGAGTGGA GGCCTCAGTCTGAATATTCTTGGGCAAAGATGCTAAGTGGAGTTGCAGGCTTCCTGTTTGGGCTGATCTTCCTTCTGGTGGGAACCATCATTCATATCAGGGCTTGGAAAG GATATGTGgagacacagctctctgctgctgctgag ACTGAAGTGAATGGCCCTGGACCCGAGGCTACACAAAGGACGGTTGTGAAGCCAATGTTCTGGGAGTGA
- the LOC100351416 gene encoding HLA class II histocompatibility antigen, DO beta chain isoform X2 — MDSKWVPWVVALLVNLIRLDYSMTQGDSPEDFVIQAKADCYFTNGTEQVRFVVRFIFNLEEYAHFDSDVGMFVALTELGQPDAESWNNRPDILERSRASVDFLCRRNYRLGAPFTVGRKVPPEVTVYPERTPVLRQHNLLLCSATGFYPGDIRVRWLRNGQEERAGIMSTGLIRNGDWTFQTTEMLEMTPELGDVYTCLVDHPSLLSPVSVEWRPQSEYSWAKMLSGVAGFLFGLIFLLVGTIIHIRAWKGYVETQLSAAAEVS, encoded by the exons aTGGATTCCAAGTGGGTTCCCTGGGTGGTGGCTCTGCTGGTGAATCTGATCAGGCTGGATTACTCCATGACTCAAGGAGACTCTCCAG aagATTTTGTGATTCAGGCAAAGGCTGACTGCTACTTCACCAACGGGACAGAGCAGGTGCGGTTTGTGGTCAGGTTTATCTTTAATTTGGAGGAGTATGCACACTTTGACAGCGACGTGGGGATGTTTGTGGCACTGACGGAGCTGGGGCAGCCTGATGCTGAGTCGTGGAACAATCGGCCCGACATCCTGGAGAGGAGCAGAGCGTCTGTGGATTTTCTCTGTAGACGCAACTACAGGCTGGGGGCTCCCTTCACTGTGGGGAGAAAAG TGCCACCAGAGGTGACAGTGTACCCAGAGAGGACCCCGGTCCTGCGGCAGCACaacctgctgctctgctctgcgACGGGCTTCTATCCGGGGGACATCAGAGTCAGGTGGCTGCGGAATGGGCAGGAGGAGAGAGCTGGGATCATGTCCACTGGCCTTATCAGAAACGGAGACTGGACCTTTCAGACCACGGAGATGCTGGAAATGACTCCTGAGCTTGGAGACGTCTACACTTGTCTCGTGGATCACCCCAGCCTGCTGAGCCCCGTTTCTGTGGAGTGGA GGCCTCAGTCTGAATATTCTTGGGCAAAGATGCTAAGTGGAGTTGCAGGCTTCCTGTTTGGGCTGATCTTCCTTCTGGTGGGAACCATCATTCATATCAGGGCTTGGAAAG GATATGTGgagacacagctctctgctgctgctgag GTCTCTTAG
- the LOC100351416 gene encoding HLA class II histocompatibility antigen, DO beta chain isoform X3, producing the protein MFVALTELGQPDAESWNNRPDILERSRASVDFLCRRNYRLGAPFTVGRKVPPEVTVYPERTPVLRQHNLLLCSATGFYPGDIRVRWLRNGQEERAGIMSTGLIRNGDWTFQTTEMLEMTPELGDVYTCLVDHPSLLSPVSVEWRPQSEYSWAKMLSGVAGFLFGLIFLLVGTIIHIRAWKGYVETQLSAAAETEVNGPGPEATQRTVVKPMFWE; encoded by the exons ATGTTTGTGGCACTGACGGAGCTGGGGCAGCCTGATGCTGAGTCGTGGAACAATCGGCCCGACATCCTGGAGAGGAGCAGAGCGTCTGTGGATTTTCTCTGTAGACGCAACTACAGGCTGGGGGCTCCCTTCACTGTGGGGAGAAAAG TGCCACCAGAGGTGACAGTGTACCCAGAGAGGACCCCGGTCCTGCGGCAGCACaacctgctgctctgctctgcgACGGGCTTCTATCCGGGGGACATCAGAGTCAGGTGGCTGCGGAATGGGCAGGAGGAGAGAGCTGGGATCATGTCCACTGGCCTTATCAGAAACGGAGACTGGACCTTTCAGACCACGGAGATGCTGGAAATGACTCCTGAGCTTGGAGACGTCTACACTTGTCTCGTGGATCACCCCAGCCTGCTGAGCCCCGTTTCTGTGGAGTGGA GGCCTCAGTCTGAATATTCTTGGGCAAAGATGCTAAGTGGAGTTGCAGGCTTCCTGTTTGGGCTGATCTTCCTTCTGGTGGGAACCATCATTCATATCAGGGCTTGGAAAG GATATGTGgagacacagctctctgctgctgctgag ACTGAAGTGAATGGCCCTGGACCCGAGGCTACACAAAGGACGGTTGTGAAGCCAATGTTCTGGGAGTGA